A single window of Acinetobacter wuhouensis DNA harbors:
- a CDS encoding DUF1304 domain-containing protein translates to MIGNILIGFIAVLHIYFLVLEMFLWDKPMGMKAFGNSLEKAKLTKVLAQNQGLYNGFLAAGLIWSLCASAPFAIQLANFFLGCVLVAGIYGAVTASKKILYIQALPALVALLVVNLL, encoded by the coding sequence ATGATTGGCAATATACTAATCGGATTCATAGCAGTGCTACACATTTACTTCTTGGTTCTAGAGATGTTTCTGTGGGACAAACCGATGGGAATGAAAGCTTTTGGTAATAGTTTGGAAAAAGCCAAATTGACCAAAGTCTTGGCACAAAACCAAGGTTTATATAATGGTTTTCTAGCAGCAGGTTTAATTTGGTCTTTGTGTGCATCTGCACCGTTTGCTATTCAATTGGCGAATTTCTTTTTAGGCTGTGTATTGGTCGCTGGGATTTATGGTGCTGTGACAGCCAGTAAAAAGATTTTATATATTCAGGCATTACCTGCTTTGGTTGCCTTATTGGTTGTGAATTTATTGTAA
- a CDS encoding choice-of-anchor I family protein, which yields MKFKISALCVAMLTLGLVGCNDDNNDTAVITPPVVEEATPESISLSRIGRYETGIFAESAAEIPAFDASTKRIFVVNAKKGLVDVLDATKPEAPVHIGELSARDQLADSEVNSVAVKNGIVALAVQAKTKTDKGIVAFFSAKDLKFISKVEVGALPDMLTFSPDAKTVLVANEAEPNNDYSVDPEGSISIINVSDITKPTAVVADFKAWNDKKAALIQSGVRIFGPNATVAQDLEPEYITISDDGKTAWVSLQENNAIAKIDIGAKKVTDIFALGYKDHGLANNALDVSDKDKKINIQAWQGVQGMYQPDAISHYQANGSTYLVTANEGDSREWLADETAYFAGNSSKGYVEAIRMKHLFNVKGFNSKGDYPAHLQQIAIGAKGAKLDPTVFAYCGATATDPALCRDDAQLGRLNIAWNMGYETNADGSPKLDANGLLTYNKLYAYGARSFSIWDAQGKLVWDSGSELERKVAELFPNYFNSDHEAPALDDRSDNKGPEPEGITIGKIGKKTFVFIGLERQSGIMVYDISNPQKPTFIQYFNDRTFKQDQVYTDAKGQPILDKDGKQRLIEKSDLGPEGLTFVAAKDSPNAKPLLIVGNEVSGTTAVYQVNIR from the coding sequence ATGAAATTCAAAATTTCTGCATTGTGTGTTGCAATGCTTACACTGGGGTTGGTTGGATGTAATGATGATAACAATGACACAGCGGTAATCACACCACCAGTGGTTGAAGAGGCTACACCTGAAAGTATCAGTCTAAGTCGCATTGGTCGTTATGAAACAGGCATATTTGCGGAAAGTGCAGCAGAAATTCCAGCTTTTGATGCATCGACAAAACGCATTTTTGTAGTCAATGCCAAAAAAGGTTTGGTCGATGTCTTGGATGCTACGAAACCTGAAGCGCCCGTACATATCGGTGAACTCTCAGCACGGGATCAACTTGCTGATTCTGAAGTAAATTCTGTTGCAGTGAAAAACGGTATTGTTGCTTTAGCGGTTCAAGCAAAAACCAAAACAGATAAAGGTATCGTGGCATTTTTTAGTGCCAAAGATTTGAAATTTATCAGCAAAGTAGAAGTTGGTGCATTGCCTGACATGCTCACGTTCAGCCCAGATGCAAAGACGGTTTTGGTTGCGAATGAGGCTGAACCCAATAATGACTATAGTGTCGATCCAGAAGGTTCAATCAGCATTATTAATGTATCAGACATCACCAAACCGACCGCAGTTGTTGCAGACTTTAAAGCGTGGAATGATAAAAAGGCAGCTTTGATTCAATCAGGTGTGCGAATTTTTGGACCAAATGCGACAGTTGCTCAAGATTTAGAGCCTGAATACATTACTATTAGTGATGATGGTAAGACTGCATGGGTAAGCTTACAAGAAAATAATGCGATTGCTAAAATTGATATTGGTGCAAAAAAAGTGACCGATATTTTTGCATTAGGCTATAAAGATCATGGCCTTGCAAATAATGCCTTGGATGTGAGTGATAAAGATAAGAAAATCAATATCCAAGCATGGCAAGGTGTGCAGGGCATGTATCAGCCTGATGCAATTTCACATTATCAAGCCAATGGTTCAACGTATTTAGTCACAGCCAATGAAGGTGATTCACGTGAATGGTTGGCAGATGAAACTGCTTATTTTGCAGGAAATAGCAGTAAAGGCTATGTCGAAGCCATTCGCATGAAGCACTTATTTAACGTCAAAGGTTTTAATAGCAAGGGTGATTATCCTGCACATTTACAACAAATTGCCATCGGTGCAAAAGGTGCGAAACTGGATCCAACTGTATTTGCATATTGTGGTGCGACAGCAACCGATCCAGCATTATGCCGTGATGATGCGCAACTTGGACGTTTAAATATTGCATGGAATATGGGGTATGAAACCAATGCAGATGGTTCTCCTAAATTGGATGCCAATGGTTTACTGACGTATAACAAGCTTTATGCCTATGGTGCACGATCATTTAGCATTTGGGATGCGCAAGGAAAATTGGTCTGGGACTCTGGCAGTGAACTAGAACGTAAAGTTGCTGAATTATTCCCAAATTATTTTAACAGCGACCATGAAGCACCAGCTTTGGATGATCGTAGTGATAATAAAGGACCTGAGCCTGAGGGAATCACCATTGGTAAAATTGGCAAAAAAACCTTTGTATTTATTGGTTTAGAGCGTCAAAGTGGCATCATGGTTTATGATATTAGCAACCCTCAAAAACCGACGTTTATTCAATATTTTAATGACCGTACTTTTAAGCAAGATCAGGTCTATACCGATGCCAAAGGGCAACCAATTTTGGATAAAGATGGGAAGCAGCGCTTAATCGAAAAGAGTGATTTGGGTCCAGAAGGCTTAACTTTTGTTGCTGCCAAAGATTCGCCAAATGCGAAGCCCTTGCTGATTGTCGGAAATGAAGTTAGTGGTACAACAGCAGTCTATCAAGTGAATATTAGATAA
- the tenA gene encoding thiaminase II — MSFSQDVWQRNLALYQKTLALPFNQELANGSLSKEAFCHYVIQDAHYLVAYGRALAVCGAKAFEADDIIQFTQGAKEAIVVERSLHDGFMKDFGISKDDFENTPLTLACHHYTSFLTATAWSESYPVVLASLLPCFWIYAEVGKDIVSKSVANNPYQAWVDTYSGEEFNEAVKNVLATIDRIAERCDADTIEKMHKAYTKGAELEWLFWDGAYNQRQWLGLDQ, encoded by the coding sequence TCTTTTTCTCAAGACGTTTGGCAACGTAATCTTGCCTTATACCAAAAAACCCTCGCCCTACCATTTAATCAGGAACTTGCCAATGGTTCATTAAGCAAAGAAGCTTTTTGTCACTACGTGATTCAAGATGCACATTATTTGGTGGCTTATGGACGTGCTTTAGCCGTCTGTGGCGCAAAAGCCTTTGAAGCGGATGATATTATTCAATTCACCCAAGGTGCTAAAGAAGCCATTGTGGTTGAACGTAGTCTACATGATGGTTTCATGAAAGATTTTGGCATCAGTAAAGATGATTTTGAAAATACGCCTTTAACTTTGGCATGCCATCATTACACGTCATTTTTAACTGCAACAGCATGGTCTGAAAGTTACCCTGTGGTACTGGCTTCATTGCTTCCATGTTTTTGGATTTATGCAGAAGTGGGCAAAGATATTGTCAGCAAATCAGTTGCCAATAATCCTTACCAAGCATGGGTCGATACCTACTCAGGTGAAGAATTTAATGAAGCGGTGAAAAATGTTTTAGCGACGATTGATCGTATCGCGGAACGTTGTGATGCAGACACGATTGAGAAAATGCACAAGGCTTATACCAAAGGTGCTGAACTGGAATGGTTATTCTGGGATGGTGCGTATAACCAAAGACAATGGTTAGGTTTAGATCAATAA
- the mdtD gene encoding multidrug transporter subunit MdtD → MTVAPTHLKLQPEFYLLVFLVSIGFFMQGLDTTIINTALPAMATSLQEDPLKMHGVVISYVLAVAACIPLSGWFSDRFGVRNTFFAAIVIFTTASIGCALSNSFNTLIIFRVLQGIGGAFLLPVGRLAMLRIIPREQFLSAMSTMSLAGLLGPLAGPILGGWLVEYASWHWIFLINVPIGLLGMLVTFKAMPNVTESSVKSFDLSGFVLLAIAMIGMALGIENIASTEVSKSLSIGLLISGFIAALIYAYHAHTHQNALFRSRLFKNKIYSIGVLGNFFARFGSNAVPFLLPLMLQVAFNMEPFMTGVMLTPIVIGSLVSKPIIRPILQRTGYRSILIVNTLLIGLCIASFALHTADTPTWLRTLHFFVFGVINSLQFVAMNTFTLKDLPQQDASSGNSFLSMIMMLSMSIGIAVAGTLLNAFTNYFNQAHITQAFHYTLICLGLMNIVTMIIFLQIPKYFKD, encoded by the coding sequence ATGACTGTCGCACCCACGCATTTAAAGTTACAGCCTGAATTTTATTTATTGGTTTTTTTGGTGTCGATCGGCTTTTTTATGCAAGGTTTAGACACCACTATTATCAATACAGCATTACCTGCAATGGCAACGAGCTTGCAAGAAGACCCGCTCAAGATGCATGGTGTGGTGATTAGCTATGTTTTGGCTGTGGCTGCCTGTATTCCTTTAAGTGGATGGTTTTCAGATCGTTTTGGTGTCCGTAATACTTTTTTTGCTGCCATCGTCATTTTCACTACAGCATCTATCGGTTGTGCATTATCTAACAGTTTTAATACTTTAATCATATTCCGTGTCCTACAAGGGATTGGTGGTGCATTTCTCTTGCCTGTCGGGCGTTTGGCCATGCTGAGAATTATTCCCCGTGAACAGTTTTTATCGGCAATGAGTACTATGAGCCTTGCGGGCTTACTTGGTCCATTGGCGGGTCCTATTCTTGGTGGATGGTTAGTTGAATATGCCTCATGGCATTGGATTTTTTTAATTAATGTTCCGATCGGGCTACTTGGGATGTTGGTCACATTTAAAGCCATGCCAAATGTCACTGAATCTTCAGTAAAATCATTTGATTTAAGTGGTTTTGTGCTTTTAGCCATTGCGATGATTGGGATGGCTTTAGGGATTGAAAATATTGCCAGTACTGAAGTTTCAAAATCGCTGAGTATAGGTTTACTGATCTCAGGGTTCATTGCCGCTTTAATCTATGCTTATCATGCGCATACGCATCAAAATGCCTTATTTCGTAGTCGCTTATTTAAAAATAAAATCTATTCAATTGGTGTTTTAGGCAACTTTTTCGCGCGCTTTGGTAGTAATGCTGTACCTTTTCTTTTACCGCTGATGCTGCAAGTTGCGTTTAATATGGAGCCCTTTATGACAGGTGTGATGTTGACACCTATCGTGATCGGTTCATTGGTCTCTAAACCGATTATTCGACCAATTTTGCAACGCACAGGCTATCGTTCAATTTTAATTGTAAATACCTTATTGATCGGGTTGTGTATTGCCAGTTTTGCTTTACACACGGCGGACACACCGACATGGCTCAGAACATTGCATTTCTTTGTCTTTGGGGTAATTAACTCACTTCAATTCGTCGCCATGAATACATTTACACTCAAAGATTTGCCACAACAAGATGCCAGTAGTGGCAATAGTTTCTTGTCGATGATTATGATGTTGTCGATGAGTATCGGGATTGCAGTTGCAGGGACTTTACTGAATGCTTTCACAAACTACTTCAATCAAGCACATATTACCCAAGCATTCCATTACACGCTGATTTGTTTAGGTTTAATGAATATCGTGACCATGATTATTTTTCTACAAATTCCCAAGTATTTTAAGGATTAA